The Rosa rugosa chromosome 3, drRosRugo1.1, whole genome shotgun sequence sequence TGACTTGTAAATTGAAGTTCTTTATATCAGATCTTAGGGGGAAAAAATTATATGTGGACCCTGATTTTACACATTCCTTTATCCAATAACCTCAAGACAACTAACCTCAAATCTGATGTGTCATTGGTCCTTTGCTTTATCCATTTCTCTCACTTTTCCTAGTACGACTTTGCCAaatataaatacacacacatTGCAGTGGTGCCTATAGAGAGTACCAGGGAAAGAGTTGAAATTTTCCTTGTATATACCACATGAATTAGTGCCACATATAAACATTTAGATAGCTAACACAACAGAATAATTTCAGTGTTTTCAGTTGTGCTTTCTTTTATATCATTCCTCTCTCACTCTTATTTGTCATTGAAATTGTTTTGCAGTACAGGAGAGACTGAGGAATACTATAGATTGTCCTGCCGTTCCTGCCAGTGTAAAACTTAATGCAGCTAGTACCTGCTCCTATAATTCTAGCTGTTTTAGTTGTTCACAAGATTGATAAGAGAATTTTCTCACATGTACTCAGTTGTTAACTAAATTATTTATTCACTGGTAGAAAGAAGAACAGAAATAATTGATAACCCCTCAGTCTGCACTCTTCAACATCAGACAAGTGAGAAAATCAAACACTGCTAGTCTGCTTCACCATTTCAATTATAGACAGGAGTTACATCGCAGGGTGGTAATAAGTGTAACCCCACCCATATTTACTGTGTTCATATTCATCACTCAAAATGtgtttttcataaatccactcAATACACAAATACCAAAATTCCCACTACTTTAGACAACATTAAACATCCTCAATTAAAGCGAAACAAAGGATCTTGCTTCCACATGAGCAGACGCTCTCTGGTAAGTGCCAATACTAGGGCTGCCGGGACGGGCTGAAATTGTTGTAATCCCGAAGCCCGTCCCGGAAGTAAAGTTCGGTACGGGCCGGGACGGTTTAGGCAGTTTTGAGAATTGATCCCGACAGGCCCGAACCCGATCGGTATCGGGCCGGGACCGGGACCAATCCGGGACGGTCcctaaaaaaaagagagagggaggtttCCAATTTCCTGAGTTTGCAggattttttaattaaaaaaaaattgatcgtGCATCTTCCCAGACCGACTTCTTGGCTCTAGCCATGAATTACAGCcaactaaacaaaaataaagcaaGCAAAACTAGCAATCTAGCATCACTAATATAGAAAGGTATAAGCTATCGAAATCCAAATACAACTCAAAGATCAAATTTTACAAACCCTGTTCTCAACTTTTACAAACCTAGATctcaagaaaaggaaaagaattaaATTACGCTGCATATACCATTTCTTTCACAGAACatgcacaaattgacaaaaccCAGATCTTAAAAAAGATCATTAAAATCGATGGGGACAAATCTGGGAGGCCATCCTTGTGGGTGGTGCGATAATTGTTGTGCCACCGAGGTCGACTGGAGATGGTGGTGGGCCGAGGATGCCGAAGGTGCAGTGGTGTGGTGGTGATGTCTAGAGTGCAGAGACTACTTGAAAAAGAAAGGCTCAATAAaggttgagggagagagagccaGAGAAGGGATGAacatggaggagagagaaagatatATAAGCAAGAAAAGAAAGTGGAATAAAggatgagggagagagagccaGAGAAGGGATAAAcatggaggggagagagagagaaagataagAAAGTGGAATAAAGGGTGAGGGAGAGAGACCCTGACACAGAAAGGGGATGAACGcggagggggaggagagagaggtaagaaagagaagaagtgGGAGCCTGGGAGggataaatatataaatatatacactTCGGGACGGGCCGGGCCTTTACAAGATTCCAACGAGCCGAACTGAAACCCGTCCCGTTTAAACGGATGGGGTCAGGACGGGCCCAAAcagtgaaatttgaaatttctaTACCGTTCCGTCCCGCCAACTTTCGGTACGGGCCCGGGTCGGGTTCGGTATTCCGGTTTCAGGTGCCCAACCCTAGCCAATACAGCTGCCAGCTCCATATGCTATTCCTCTTTGGCcgcgtttggttcgcggaaaggaaaggaaaggaaatcaattccTTGCTCTTTCCATGGGTATGGAAAATTGCAGTTCCCATCAAACTTTCCAGTGTTTGGGAAGACTAGGAATGTAGTCAGAATACACCTTTTAGTTTCCATTACAGTGTTTGGTTCTTGTAAGGAAAGGAAACAAATCCTATCAATTTTCCAATAATACCCTCATACTAATGAGAAAACTTAGAAcacaatcaaaattgagattCAAATTCATAATTTtaccttcttttctttcttttataagTTTTATTTCATACTGGGGCTTTCAATTGTTCTTTTGTAGACTATCTTTCAATAATGTCGTTCCTCAATAATATACATCATAATGTTCAATTGGTCTTTTGTAGAGTATCTTTCAATAATGTCGTTCCTCAATAATATACATCATAATGTATATCATGACAACAAAATTAAGTAAATCCTTAATATTGTCCAGCATTAGAAGAATCCTCCATAATGTATATCATGACGACACATCTATGGAGTGATATATAGCAACTGCCTATCTTGTTCaagttaaaaaaaatgaaatcaatAACTAAAAGCAGATGAAATCAAAAACCAAACGCACACTTCatattatatataatatgtatattatatataatatgtatatttatatataatatatatatatatctatatatatatatatatatatatatatatatatatatatatataagagaagaaagaaatgaGATGAATTTACATGAATATATCATATACAATTAACCGATAAATGAGAGAAGAATAGATAAAACTAGCAAATAATGATTTTAAGCAGGGGCAGTTTAGTCATATAATGTTGTAATAAATGCAGAAAATTGATAGGGAAAGTGGTTCCTGGGGTGGGTGGGGGGAACCATtttcctcctctttttcctttcctttgggaatcATTTTCCCTTCCTTTGCCATCTCAAACACAGGAAACTGAAAGAAATGAATGACattcctttcccaatgcccaaATTCTGTGAAACAAACACAACCTTTGAGTATAACCCAAATCTGCGCCACCGTATTCACTGCCTCAAGGAATAGTCCAATGTATATGCCACGGCATACAGAGCCGTGGTTAAATCTAATCCTTCTTTGCACTGATTGCAATGCCATATAGCCACTGTCTTTTGCGGCATCATCCTCCGGATCAAATACCCCACCAATGTTTGATGGAGTGGTTATTGAACggttctacaaaaaaaaaaaaaaaaaaagaaggaaaaaattaaaattaaactaCTAAACTAAAAGATTATCGTTTTATTGAAACAACTAAAGTAAAATATTAATATTGACAAGAAAACAGCAAGAAGAAACAAACCTCCGATTTGATGCAGTGACTCAAGTAGAAAACTGTGGTCTTCATGTCATCCATATCCAATAAGGATAGCCTCTCATCCTCCTCTCTAATAAGACGAGCATAAAACGCTCCGTGCGACAAACACacactaagagcaagttcacccgttgggtcaccagggtaggaaactattcactgccactggatctttgcttccacccgttgggtcagggtcaccaatcagttactgttcatcaaatattttattaatttttttttggaaaatgagaaatgtatgatgtaaataaatagtattgataaacaatttttttttttttggaatagtattgataaacaatttgaaaatgcaaccaaagaaaattttattggtagacaaattatatgtccaccgacactcttttttttttttttttttttccaccgacaatttttttgaaatgagtGAGTGATAACCAACCAAGACTTTTATGtgtatgaaaaatttcaataaataaaCATGATGTTTTCACTACATACACACACCATCCGAGCTTAACAAACCTTCACCTTTTTCATATATCTAGCATTACATATTTCCTAAATTTCCCTCGTTTCAATGAATAGGTTGTGGGATCAAATTTGACGGTctcaggatgaagatgatgaagagatgaTGGCCACCAACGCCATTGTCATCGCTGCAGTCGCAGAAGAATCTGGAAACCAACACCGAGGGCGCGGTTCTCATCCGGGTCGTGCACCAAATGAGGAACGACTTAGAGAAGAAAGGGGTAAAAATATGTTGGCCGACTACTTTGTCGATTGGTCAGTGTTCAAAAATTGGGAGTTCCGAACACGTTACAAGATGAGTCTCAATCTCTTCAAGCGTATATCTACTGACATTTGCCAGTATGATCGTTACTTTGTTCAAAGGTCAGATGCTACCGGCAAAGTCGGGCTGCTTCCGGAGCAGAAGATGACAGCTGCCTTGCGAATGCTTGCTTACGGTGCAGGGGCAGATCAATGTGCTGAGTATTGTCGGATGGCGAAATCCACCTCCGTCGCAGCCCTTCAGCAATTTACAAGAGGAATTGTTGATCTTTACTCAGCAGAATACCTCCGCGCTCCTACTGCTGCCGACCTCAGACGACTTCTTGCCAAAGCTGAGAGGAGAGGTTTTCCAGGAATGATTGGGAGCATCGACTGTATGCATtggcaatggaagaattgtccGACAGGTTGGGCTGGAGAATATAGTGGTAGGAAACAGATCCCCACTATCATCCTGGAAGCAGTCGCATCTTACGACACCTGGATTTGACACGCATTCTTTGGAATGCCCAGGGCATGTAACGACCTCAACGTCTTGGCAGAGTCTCACCTCCATTGTCAGGCACGTCTATCCTCAGTCACCACGGTGGAGGCCTAGGTCATCAACTCAATCACCATGCTGCCCAAGCTCTTGACTTGGGTCACCCACTGCTCTCTTGCCCCAGCCCCGGTGGAAGGAACAACAGTGGAATTTTGGTGACTTGGGTTACCGTTtgacgtggtgcccgggcaCCAGGCCTCcgctgaacttgctctaagcTCCAGCTGAGAGTAAAAATATATTATCATATGTTTTAGTTActatattattaaaaaaaataaccaaAGGAAAAACTGACAATTTAGCTCACCCTGTATTATAATATGAGGATACCCTAGCACACGATATCCAACGAAGGCTGGCCTGCATTATCAGAGATATTGGTTTCATACTGCAGTAAATTGACTAAATTCCATTGGTTAAAGAACAGGTTTAATAACATAATGTTGTTTAAGAGAAAAAAGTAAGCAGAACCTTTCCCTGGTGAAGAAAAGACAATGGTCCCACAAGCAATGAAAAATGATACCCTTACCCAAAGGGCCTGGTGACATGTAATAAATTAAATAGACAATTGGTATCACCAATAGGGCCCCTACTAACCATAAGCCTAATAACTGGTAAATGAAGATTTCAGGTAACaatatatatacttttttttttcaggtaacATGCATCTGACTGGGATAGTAACTAAGAGATCAGATGGTTTTGGTTAATTAGTATAAAGATTGTCAGGTTATGTGATTTCATTGGGATAGTGATGCAAGATGCATAGGAGCTTGGATTTCTAGTGATTGCCTGCTTTATGGTCTCATGCTTTACAAGCATACCTTTTATTAACCATATTGTAACCATTGAGAGCGTATATTTGGATCTTGTGATGCCAATATGTGCTCTGAAGTCTGAACTCCTATTCAGATCTAAACTCTTGCATGTAAATTTATATCCTTGCAATTCAAAGCACTATCAATTTGTTTGGTTTCATCGTGAGGTCTCTGTTTCCCTTTGGTTATTGGTAAAAGTCCCAGTGCGCACACTAAATGTGACAGATTAATATTCTCACCTGTGCAGATTGCTGCAATTTATTTGTCATTGTGCTTGAAGCAGGGGAATTGATGTCTAGAGTTACTGATGGACAAAATATTTGACTTGTTCATGCAGAATATAGAGATCTGTCACCTTTGTTAACTTGAtactgtttttttctttttcgattacaaaacaagaaaagaagacTACTAGGTAAACCCCCTAGGGCAGCCTACACCAAACTGATCTAGCCAAAATGATCGCAAACTTCGTATACAACTGAATGACCCTcttctgcaacatccgctaagAAATATATAATTGTTTAAATGCTGTCATATATTATTATAATGGATAAACCACAATGAGAGACCTTAAACCCATATGGGAGTTATCTTATAGTCACTGAAACTGGCATCAGTGAAGACTGAAGAGCTTAACCCATTCTTTctcattcctttttttttattcctgTGACGAGGGCCATCATCAGCATGTCGAAGGACATGCTGCGTTTCATTTCATTCCTCATCTCCTTTCTGGTTCTCCATCATCATATATAATCACCTTGCCTTTCTTGTCCTTGCTTGTAATTGCCTCTTTAGATCGCTCAAGTATTTTGACACGTTCTTCATCATTTCAGTCATGCAATATCCACTGCTTGTGACATAAAATAACGATAACCATCGCTCTGGTCTTGGTTCAGAGTTTTATATTGGTTTTGTGCATTAGAAATAGAAGTGACTATTAATCTTGTGTTTTAGATAGTTTCCTAGAATAATGCATTTTAATCATAAGTAGAATAGCATATAGAAGATATATAAAGAATATCCAAACTCTTCTAAGGGTAAATTTATATCTGAAATTTACCTCAAGTAAAAACTGCATCGGCAGGAGGAACTGCCTCAAACATGTCACTTCAGTATATTTCAAGTTCTTGCTTCCTTGCTGGTCAGCCACCACATGTCGGAGATCAAGTACAGTGGCATTCAATATGTGGGAATGCATAAGCAATGGCCGTGGCCACAGTTCCTGTACCGCCTCCAACATTGACCAATGACTCCAATCCCTCAGAACACCCCTTTGCACTCGTCGATGATCACGCTGGTGACCAACCGAGCATCGCTAGCCATGGCATCATTGAAGAAATGGGCAATACTTGGCTGATGGTTCCCACAATCCCCAAATGTCATCCAATGTGCTGTGTCAAATGGCGTAGGGTCATTGTTTTGGAACCAAGTGCTCAAGTAATGCCATGGTTTGGTCAAAACAGGGTCGAGCATCACGGTTAAGAAGAGTGTTAGGCTCAAGGGATGATCCTTCAAAAGGAGCTGGCTAATAACCTTCCTCATTAGTTTTACTCAGCTTTTTCTTAGTAAAGAAGCTGGAGTGTACTGGGATTCGGTTGGGTGGATTGTTAGTGTAGATGTGAGCTCATAAAGAGTCATGGGACGACCATGTttgttgatgatgatgttgaATTGCAGATTTGAGGGACATGGAGTTTCTGAAGCTGAAGGCCTGAAGATATGGTTCCATCACTTCCATGTGGCCATGTGGTCTTGAGGGTGGAGTAGCTCGTTGGAATGCTCTCCATTTGACCATTTTTGGTTAAGGTGTTTAAAGCTGTTAAGCCTTTCCATATTGATCAACTCTATGATATACAGAACATATGTAGTGAGCACTCTTATAGACTTTAGAGTAGCCAGTTTAATCtatttaaccttttttttttttttggatattttTGGACCAATTTCAATATTATTAATGCAAATTACCTTAACCACAGAAATTTAAAATCCCAAATTATCCTTAACCCTAGAAACATAAAATCCTCTGGGATATTCTAGAAACTGAAGTACACTACATATATCTTCCAATAAGGACAGAACTTCCTCTGCAAGTCCAAAATCGGCGGTGCTACAACGAAAGATGAAACAAGGCCAACATAAAGCAAAGGCTGTGCAGAGCATCTGAGTCCATAATATGCTCCATTAGCTCCTCCACTTCCTCAATTACATAAAACTGGCAAAAGCATTCTTTAAAGCAGGAGTGGGATATCCAATCTATCTCTGTGGAGCATTATATATTGGAGGAACATACTGATTGTTTTGGCCCTGCACCTACACAGCGGGAAATCACCTCTTTTTGGTTGTTCTTTCTATTAAACTGTATATGGGAAGATTAGAATTTAGATGCATACATGTAATGTAGATTGTAGCAACTGAGCAACAGTCTGAAATTTGTTCCAACATTGGATTTTTCTAGATAGATATTATTAAGGCAGCAAAAACATAGAATTAACTGTCAAGTCATACATTTTCTTCTAGCTTTTACCATTCTTGGGTCGCTTCTAATTTACCTTAAACCATTGCTACCCAATCCATTCCAGCAGATTTTGGTCCTAACCTGCCAGCATTTCATAGTTCCATTATGTTCTATTGCAAGCATATCAGATGACCTTCTCCTTTGACAATCCTTACTAAATTTTGATTGACCATGGCCTATAAGGATTTATAGGCCAGCCTCGATTACTTATTCCTAGCTGCCCCCTATCAAGTCACAACAATAAAGTAAACCAGTCACCCAATCTAAGAAGGAATCAATATACTTACCTGCCAGTGTCTGGATGTTCCAGGGCTATCAATTCGTTGTGCCAAGCAGACGATTCATTCTTAGTCATATGAAGATACCACTCTCTTAGAAGCAAtaagaaaggctacaagataAAGAAGAATCGTTGAATACAAAACTAAAATGAGTTTTATACAAACCCACAAGCTTGTGCCCAAAATATACATATAAAATATAGCCAAAAGATTCATTGCCAAGCAAGAAAATCAATCTTATAGAGATCACAAGCTTGTATATCTTAACCCATGGCAAAATCAAGCCACAAGCAAAATCACAGCAATTAATAATGATGTACAGAGAGATGTACCAAGTGGAAATTACCCAGGCAAGCCTCTAAGTGCCAAATAAGCGTAGCCTACAGCTATGAACACAAAAGGTGAACGCCCTGAAAAATATGAGCTTGCTGCTAGATACAAAGAAAATTTCCAAAGATGCCAAAGCAATCTATAGCTATCAAGCGAATACAGAGATGTAGAGAGCCCACAGCCATGCTAGGGATATGACTTGCTAAAATGCTATACCTAAATCAAGGTGTAAGCCAAGCTGCGTTGCAATCCTAGCCAAATTCCTAGCACTCCTAACAAGGCCATGAACCATCGTTTAGCATGCTGAATCCAAACTACGAAGACAAATGCCAGAAacaacataaagaaaaaaagtggGCTTTcgactataaaaaaaaatggcgCCATAGCTATGGTGACAAGCAGTTTCAAGTACATCCCAGcagcaaacaaaagaattaactGTATATGGGAAGATTAAACAGCATACATGTAATGTAGATTGTAGCAACTGAGCAACAGTTTGAAATTTGTTCTAACATTGGAATTTTCGTTATACAAAAGATGGATGATCAAGGCAGCAAAAACATAGAAATAAATTCAATAACAAGGTAGTAGCCAGATTCCTTCCCTTGATGGCCTGGGGCATCAACTCAACTCAACTCGGAGCATTAGGGTGTCGACAAGTGGGGCAGACATGATTGATCTGGAGCCACTGGACAATGCAATGTCGATGATAATAGTGGGAGCATGGCAACCGAGTAATGCTGGTATCTGCAAACACCTGCATACAAATAGGACACTCCAATCCAAGCAATTCCAGATTATCACCATCATCAAGTCGTCTCACTTCCTCCAGAGACTCGATGAATGATTTCGGAGCAGGAATCAGCTTGGCCCTGTGGTATATTTCGTCCAAGTGCAACCGCAAGGACTCCTCCGTATCTCTAAATATCATTTCCCTGATTAGCACCTCCATAAGTTTATCGGGGGCGGCTTCTTCGAGCGTTTCCAATATTTGTTCAATaatattgggtaagagggaattaaaaaaacttaatggggtaagggggaaaaaaatctctaaaaatagggtaaattgacaaaaccccaaaagaaaattatgaaatctcaatatactaatatataataatcatattaaataataATCTTAATAAAGTCAAATAATAtgatatttcatggttttagagattaagggtattttaggtcATTTGGGTGGTGTATCTAGTCtaatattagaatgaaaaattaaataggTGGTGTATTGAGTGTGGGGTGTGTATTAAGAAaataggggtgtgtatttaaaactcctCTTTAgatatttaaatatatatatatattgtacatCTATAATAAAATTATGATTTGATATGGATTTAATATGGATGAGTAATTAAATAGGTTGCTAAAACAATGTACTAGTGGATCGATGGTAcccttagagcaagtgcacccgtagtcaagaaaatgcaaagtcgagaagtcaagaattcgaccagtcaagttactattcactgccactggacttaggtttgcacccgtttttttcttgcccggtcaacactgttcatatCCACTGTTCACTACTTTACACTGTTCACAGGTGGATTTCACTGTTCATTTTGCTGCTTTAAATTTACTGTTCATCGGaattttaaactttttttttttttaaataaaatatatttaatgatAATAATTGATAATTGTGTGCTTTGAATTTAGCTTGTATTATGTTTATTATGTGCTATGATTTTGAATATAAGGTGTGTGCTTTAATATGTGGAATTTccaaatacaacttttatttcattaaatt is a genomic window containing:
- the LOC133737958 gene encoding uncharacterized protein LOC133737958; translation: MATNAIVIAAVAEESGNQHRGRGSHPGRAPNEERLREERGKNMLADYFVDWSVFKNWEFRTRYKMSLNLFKRISTDICQYDRYFVQRSDATGKVGLLPEQKMTAALRMLAYGAGADQCAEYCRMAKSTSVAALQQFTRGIVDLYSAEYLRAPTAADLRRLLAKAERRGFPGMIGSIDCMHWQWKNCPTGWAGEYSGRKQIPTIILEAVASYDTWI